The Oxyura jamaicensis isolate SHBP4307 breed ruddy duck chromosome 8, BPBGC_Ojam_1.0, whole genome shotgun sequence genome has a segment encoding these proteins:
- the MOB3C gene encoding MOB kinase activator 3C, whose translation MMALCLKQVFNKDKTFRPRKKFEPGTQRFELYKKAQASLKSGLDLKTVVQLPPGESINDWIAVHVVDFFNRINLIYGTMSEYCTERSCPIMSGGLKYEYRWQDDSKYKKPTKLSAPQYMCMLMDWIEMLINNEDIFPTRIGVPFPKQFQQVCTKILTRLFRVFVHVYIHHFDSIINMGAEAHVNTCYKHFYYFIREFSLVDHRELEPLKEMTERICH comes from the exons ATGATGGCACTGTGTCTCAAGCAAGTCttcaacaaagacaaaacttttCGCCCCCGCAAGAAGTTTGAGCCCGGCACCCAGCGCTTCGAGCTCTACAAGAAAGCCCAGGCCTCCCTCAAGTCCGGGCTGGACCTGAAGACGGTGGTACAGCTGCCTCCCGGCGAGAGCATCAACGACTGGATCGCTGTGCACGTGGTGGACTTCTTCAACCGCATCAACCTCATCTACGGCACCATGTCGGAGTACTGCACGGAGAGGAGCTGCCCCATCATGTCGGGCGGGCTCAAGTACGAGTACAGGTGGCAGGACGATAGCAAATACAAGAAGCCGACCAAGCTGTCGGCCCCGCAGTACATGTGTATGCTGATGGACTGGATCGAGATGCTCATCAACAATGAGGACATCTTCCCCACCAGGATAG gTGTCCCCTTCCCCAAGCAGTTCCAGCAGGTTTGCACTAAGATCCTCACCCGCCTCTTCCGTGTCTTTGTCCATGTCTACATCCATCACTTCGACAGCATCATCAACATGGGTGCCGAGGCTCACGTCAACACCTGCTACAAGCACTTTTACTACTTCATCAGGGAGTTCAGCCTCGTCGACCATCGGGAGCTGGAGCCTTTG aaagaaatgacagaacGAATTTGCCACTGA